acCTTAATGTAAGGAGTTTACTAAACGTAGGAGGAAGATACAATGATCCTGATATCCTAATACAACAATTTATCCACTGTCTAACAGGATGGGACCATTTGGTAAGAAACTTTAAATCAGTTCTGTTAAAGACAATGTTCATGAgcaaatttgaaaatacaaCGGAATTTCTGAGAGCTGCATTAACAGTAGCTAAAACTAAAAGAGGTTTAGAATTAATGAAACTAGCCATGTTTTCGCCTGATATTCAAGAAGCTTTCGATGCAAGATATTCTGTTGAAAGATTTAACCCAGAATTTGACTTGTACCAACAAGTTAGCGATTTTGATTACTTAGaagtaaaattaaaacaaatttgGAACCAGTGGACGCCAAATAACATATTAGAAATTGCCAATCTTTGCTGTCTACCACaaatcaaacaaaaaaaaatattattaaacgTTACAAATTTAAGAGATGTCACTGAAAAGGATTTAGAAGACGCGTTAAACAAAATAAGAACAATTGATACCAAAGTAAATACAAGCAACGGAAAAGATCCAAAGAGAGTAGAGACAACTAGCAAATACGAAAGAACCTTACCTTATGTTAATTTTAATCAAGTTACCACGGTTTCCCGAGAAAACTGGACCAACTTTACCCCAATCACAAAGAGAGCTAAACAAAGTTTCGGATGGCCACATCATACAAACCCTTACTTATACAAAGAAGACTATACTATAAGCGGTAGATTTTGGACGCCAGAAGCGTTCAAATGGATCAAAGATGAAAGCAGATGTTATACATGTGGACAGTTGCACCATGTAAATAAAACCCCATGTCAATTTGACGGTCTAATGTTCAAATACTACAACAAAAGAATGTGGAACCAAATACAACTTCTCTTGATCATTCGCCGATAAAGAATCTTGAAGAGACTTTTTATTGGTATAGACATAAGGGATAGTCACTGTGTGACAGGACAATATAACAATGCTATTCTCAATTTcatatctttttttcttttttttttttggttgcTAGTTTAACACcgaaatatttattaaaactaTACAACTACATGCTTGAGTCTATGTTGTCGTAGATTTTACTACGGTCTATTCTAATTCTTGCtatatgaatatatatgttaCCTGATTTTTGAATTGAGCCAggaattaatataaaatttggtTGTTTCGTTAAACAGAATActcattttgaatattcatCTTCTCAGGACGTTCCTCTTGTATAAGACCTATGTCTCACCACACACAAGCTTCTCGCATAGTCTATGTCGATGATAGTGCCTAAACATTTACCTATCATCCCACGGTTTTaggggggggggggggggggagCGTTCTAAAGCCAC
This genomic stretch from Henningerozyma blattae CBS 6284 chromosome 1, complete genome harbors:
- the TBLA0A08175 gene encoding uncharacterized protein; the protein is MFMSKFENTTEFLRAALTVAKTKRGLELMKLAMFSPDIQEAFDARYSVERFNPEFDLYQQVSDFDYLEVKLKQIWNQWTPNNILEIANLCCLPQIKQKKILLNVTNLRDVTEKDLEDALNKIRTIDTKVNTSNGKDPKRVETTSKYERTLPYVNFNQVTTVSRENWTNFTPITKRAKQSFGWPHHTNPYLYKEDYTISGRFWTPEAFKWIKDESRCYTCGQLHHVNKTPCQFDGLMFKYYNKRMWNQIQLLLIIRR